In Streptomyces sp. P3, one DNA window encodes the following:
- a CDS encoding ABC transporter ATP-binding protein produces the protein MTTQTAPVVGFDRVTKSFGDVRAVDGLTLDLRPGETVALLGPNGAGKSTSLDLLLGLKHPDSGAVRLFGATPREAIVAGRVGAMLQSGGLMDEVTVAELVGLACRLHPKPYRPADVLARAGVAQIADRKVDKLSGGQAQRVRFALATAGDSDLIVLDEPTTGMDVTTRQAFWATMREQADQGRTVLFATHYLEEADAIADRVLVLHRGRLLADGTAAEIKAKAGARRIAFDLEGEIDEAALRALPFLTSLTVSHRGSAAGSGRTVRIQSADADATVHAVYGLGLYPHNLEVAGLGLEQAFVALTTAEEAKTR, from the coding sequence ATGACGACGCAGACCGCACCGGTGGTCGGATTCGACCGGGTGACCAAGAGCTTCGGGGACGTGCGGGCCGTGGACGGCCTGACGCTCGACCTGCGGCCGGGGGAGACCGTGGCGCTCCTCGGCCCCAACGGCGCAGGCAAGTCCACCTCCCTCGACCTGCTGCTCGGCCTCAAACACCCCGACAGCGGCGCAGTCCGGCTCTTCGGCGCCACCCCGCGCGAGGCGATCGTCGCCGGGCGGGTCGGCGCGATGCTGCAGAGCGGCGGCCTGATGGACGAGGTGACGGTCGCCGAACTGGTCGGCCTCGCCTGCCGGCTGCACCCGAAGCCCTACCGGCCCGCCGACGTGCTGGCCCGCGCCGGCGTCGCCCAGATCGCCGACCGCAAGGTCGACAAGCTCTCCGGCGGCCAGGCCCAGCGCGTGCGGTTCGCCCTCGCCACCGCCGGCGACAGCGACCTCATCGTCCTGGACGAGCCCACCACCGGAATGGACGTCACCACCCGGCAGGCGTTCTGGGCCACCATGCGCGAACAGGCGGACCAGGGCCGCACGGTCCTGTTCGCCACCCACTACCTCGAAGAGGCCGACGCCATCGCCGACCGGGTGCTGGTCCTGCACCGGGGCCGGCTGCTCGCCGACGGCACGGCGGCCGAGATCAAGGCGAAGGCCGGCGCCCGCCGCATCGCCTTCGACCTGGAGGGCGAGATCGACGAGGCCGCACTGCGCGCCCTGCCGTTCCTCACCTCCCTGACCGTGTCCCACCGCGGCTCCGCCGCCGGGTCCGGCCGCACCGTCCGCATCCAGTCCGCCGACGCCGACGCCACCGTCCACGCGGTGTACGGCCTCGGCCTCTACCCGCACAACCTCGAAGTCGCAGGGCTCGGCCTGGAACAGGCCTTCGTCGCCCTCACCACCGCCGAGGAGGCGAAGACCCGGTGA
- a CDS encoding DUF6113 family protein: MSDRGSMLAQPLRMPPAGRAAAYAGLLLLGALTGLAGALVQAGWFPGGLLLALLGAAGLFVGGARAVGSRAGAVAPAAGWMISVILSTAGRPEGDFLFGAGGGSYLFLLGGMALAVICATLGGGRQPVGDDARLGK; encoded by the coding sequence ATGTCCGACCGGGGTTCGATGCTCGCCCAGCCGCTGCGGATGCCGCCCGCCGGGCGGGCCGCCGCCTATGCCGGGCTGCTGCTGCTCGGCGCGCTCACCGGTCTCGCCGGAGCGCTCGTCCAGGCCGGCTGGTTCCCGGGTGGACTGCTCCTCGCGCTCCTGGGCGCCGCCGGGCTGTTCGTCGGCGGCGCGCGGGCCGTCGGCAGCCGTGCCGGGGCCGTCGCACCCGCCGCCGGCTGGATGATCTCGGTCATCCTCTCCACCGCCGGACGCCCGGAGGGTGACTTCCTGTTCGGCGCGGGCGGCGGCTCGTATCTGTTCCTGCTCGGCGGCATGGCCCTTGCTGTGATCTGCGCCACCCTTGGTGGAGGGCGGCAACCGGTCGGCGACGACGCCCGACTTGGCAAGTGA
- the mshB gene encoding N-acetyl-1-D-myo-inositol-2-amino-2-deoxy-alpha-D-glucopyranoside deacetylase, whose product MTELPSRRLLLVHAHPDDESINNGATMARYAAEGAHVTLVTCTLGERGEVIPPELRHLTGAALGEHRRGELAAAMAELGVHDVRLLGGPGRYGDSGMMGLADNDDPACFWQADVDDAAAPLVEVILEVRPQVLVTYDADGGYGHPDHIQAHRVAMRAAELAGAAGWRIPKVYWNRVPRSVAEAAFAKLGEELPALPFPSGAAVSDVPGVVDDDRVTAEIGAHAGHAAAKAAAMRAHATQIAVAPGERYFALSNDLAQPLFTTEYYELVRGEAAGRDGNRENDLFAGTTDAVEAA is encoded by the coding sequence ATGACGGAACTGCCCTCCCGGCGTCTGTTGCTGGTGCACGCGCACCCGGACGACGAGTCGATCAACAACGGCGCGACCATGGCCAGGTACGCGGCCGAGGGCGCCCACGTGACCCTGGTCACCTGCACGCTCGGTGAACGCGGCGAGGTCATCCCGCCGGAGCTGCGGCATCTGACCGGCGCCGCGCTGGGCGAGCACCGCAGGGGGGAGCTCGCGGCGGCCATGGCCGAGCTCGGCGTGCACGACGTCCGTCTGCTGGGCGGCCCCGGCCGCTACGGCGACTCCGGGATGATGGGCCTCGCCGACAACGACGACCCGGCCTGCTTCTGGCAGGCCGACGTCGACGACGCGGCCGCGCCCCTCGTCGAGGTGATCCTCGAGGTGCGCCCCCAGGTCCTCGTCACGTACGACGCGGACGGCGGCTACGGCCACCCCGACCACATCCAGGCCCACCGGGTCGCCATGCGCGCCGCCGAGCTGGCCGGGGCCGCCGGATGGCGCATCCCGAAGGTGTACTGGAACCGCGTCCCGCGCTCCGTCGCCGAGGCCGCCTTCGCGAAGCTCGGGGAGGAGCTGCCGGCCCTCCCCTTCCCGAGCGGCGCCGCCGTGTCCGACGTGCCGGGTGTCGTGGACGACGACCGTGTCACCGCCGAGATCGGCGCGCACGCCGGACACGCCGCCGCCAAGGCCGCCGCGATGCGGGCGCACGCCACCCAGATCGCCGTCGCCCCGGGTGAGAGGTACTTCGCCCTCTCCAACGACCTCGCCCAGCCCCTCTTCACGACCGAGTACTACGAACTCGTCCGGGGCGAGGCGGCCGGGCGGGACGGGAACAGGGAGAACGACCTGTTCGCCGGAACGACCGACGCGGTGGAGGCGGCCTGA
- a CDS encoding ABC transporter permease, with product MNGLIKLELTRALRNRKFLFFSVIYPSVLFLLIAGSSDSKEKIDGTGLTLPTYMMVSMASFGALTAVLMGNSERIAKERQSGWVRQLRLTTLPGRGYVLAKTASAAVVSLPSIVVVFAVAAVVKDVRLDAWQWAALTGAIWAGSLVFAALGVAIGYLATGDAVRPITMITYFGLSILGGLWMPTTTFPGWLQDIARWVPTHAYAALGQAIEQSRAPHAEDIVILAVFFALFTGGAAWLYRKDTLKA from the coding sequence GTGAACGGCCTGATCAAGCTGGAACTCACCCGCGCCCTGCGCAACCGCAAGTTCCTGTTCTTCTCGGTGATCTACCCCTCCGTGCTGTTCCTGCTGATCGCGGGCAGCTCCGACAGCAAGGAGAAGATCGACGGCACCGGCCTCACGCTGCCGACGTACATGATGGTCTCGATGGCCTCCTTCGGGGCCCTCACGGCCGTCCTGATGGGCAACAGCGAGCGCATCGCCAAGGAACGGCAGAGCGGCTGGGTGCGGCAGCTGCGGCTGACCACCCTCCCGGGCCGCGGCTACGTCCTCGCCAAGACCGCGAGCGCCGCCGTGGTCAGCCTGCCCTCCATCGTCGTCGTCTTCGCCGTCGCCGCGGTCGTCAAGGACGTACGGCTGGACGCCTGGCAGTGGGCCGCGCTCACCGGCGCGATCTGGGCCGGCAGCCTCGTCTTCGCCGCCCTGGGCGTGGCCATCGGCTACCTCGCGACCGGGGACGCCGTCCGCCCCATCACGATGATCACCTACTTCGGCCTGTCCATCCTCGGCGGTCTGTGGATGCCCACGACGACCTTCCCGGGCTGGCTTCAGGACATCGCCAGGTGGGTGCCCACGCACGCGTACGCTGCCCTGGGACAGGCGATCGAACAGAGCCGCGCCCCGCATGCCGAGGACATCGTGATCCTGGCCGTCTTCTTCGCCCTGTTCACGGGCGGCGCGGCCTGGCTGTACCGGAAGGACACCCTGAAGGCGTGA
- a CDS encoding transglutaminase-like domain-containing protein → MSGFEWAQVRERFAAEARSERPDLALLCLLVGAAADPAAGEDGLDAGQIELDRLAGQVPYRPGGPAAWAEALRELLGERYGFRGSAADYDRLDSSLLDRVLVRRRGLPILLSVVWVEVARRAGAPVYGVALPGHFVAGFGPPEDIGRQVLVDPFDGGRLLTGEDADLLVTGATGVPLEPSMLTPAEPLDVVMRILNNIRSWAAARPERSDVALWAVELALAVPSHPARLRYERGQLLVRRGDFLGGAAELEEYAGLVEVVDEGTAERVRGEAFAARALLN, encoded by the coding sequence GTGAGCGGATTCGAGTGGGCGCAGGTGCGGGAGCGGTTCGCGGCCGAGGCCCGGTCCGAGCGGCCCGATCTGGCGTTGCTGTGCCTGCTGGTCGGAGCGGCGGCGGACCCGGCCGCGGGCGAGGACGGTCTGGACGCCGGGCAGATCGAGCTGGACCGGCTGGCGGGGCAGGTCCCGTACCGGCCCGGCGGGCCCGCGGCATGGGCGGAGGCGTTGCGGGAGCTGCTCGGCGAGCGGTACGGGTTCCGCGGTTCCGCGGCGGACTACGACCGGCTGGACTCGTCGTTGCTGGACCGGGTGCTGGTGCGGCGGCGTGGGCTGCCGATCCTGCTGTCCGTGGTGTGGGTGGAGGTGGCGCGGCGGGCCGGGGCGCCGGTGTACGGGGTGGCGCTGCCGGGGCATTTCGTGGCCGGCTTCGGACCGCCCGAGGACATCGGTCGCCAGGTGCTGGTCGACCCCTTCGACGGGGGACGGCTGCTGACCGGCGAGGACGCCGACCTGCTCGTCACCGGTGCGACGGGCGTGCCGCTGGAGCCGTCGATGCTGACGCCGGCGGAGCCGCTGGACGTGGTGATGCGCATTCTGAACAACATCCGGTCGTGGGCCGCGGCCCGGCCCGAGCGGTCGGACGTCGCCCTGTGGGCCGTGGAGTTGGCGCTGGCGGTGCCCTCGCATCCGGCCCGGCTGCGGTACGAGCGCGGGCAGTTGCTGGTGCGCCGGGGCGACTTCCTCGGCGGGGCCGCCGAGCTGGAGGAGTACGCCGGGCTGGTGGAGGTCGTGGACGAGGGCACGGCGGAGCGGGTGCGCGGCGAGGCGTTCGCCGCCCGGGCCCTGCTGAACTGA
- a CDS encoding sensor histidine kinase encodes MTDDPRRRDDLEDSRILPGRPARNRRELWRRKLLWIGVWLVFLSSPVHDLVSEKHTTAGTAAGWLGLAVFVALYLSLLFRNMGDTPYPTKAVGALIGSMAVLATVLSLTLGSAWLGLYCYVSVACGSVLPMRQALWTIPGTGAVLLLVGLRTDEEEALNLLLLVLLIGFAMTGVSQLVRTTIELRKARATVAQLAANEERLRLARDLHDLLGHSLSLITLKSELAGRMLPDHPDKAARQVADIEQVSRQALVDVREAVTGYRRPRLAAELAGAQVALTAAGIIAGLPAEPELDGVPEDSEAALAWALREAITNVVRHSGAARCTVDVVRRQTLDGPVLELSVEDDGSGGSGKGPGNGLTGLTERLEKAGGVLEAERLKRGFRLVARVPAGDVPDVGSRS; translated from the coding sequence ATGACGGACGACCCGCGGCGCCGGGACGACCTGGAGGACAGCCGGATCCTGCCGGGCCGGCCCGCCCGCAACCGGCGGGAACTGTGGCGGCGCAAGCTGCTCTGGATCGGGGTCTGGCTGGTCTTCCTCAGCTCGCCCGTGCACGACCTGGTCTCGGAGAAGCACACCACCGCCGGCACTGCGGCCGGCTGGCTCGGACTCGCGGTGTTCGTCGCGCTGTACCTGTCGCTGCTGTTCCGGAACATGGGGGACACGCCGTACCCCACGAAGGCCGTCGGCGCCCTCATCGGCTCCATGGCCGTGCTGGCCACCGTCCTCTCCCTGACCCTCGGCTCCGCCTGGCTCGGCCTGTACTGCTACGTCTCCGTCGCCTGCGGAAGCGTCCTGCCGATGCGGCAGGCGCTCTGGACGATCCCGGGCACGGGAGCCGTGCTCCTCCTGGTCGGGCTGCGCACCGACGAGGAGGAGGCCCTGAACCTGCTCCTGCTCGTCCTGCTCATCGGGTTCGCGATGACGGGCGTGAGCCAACTCGTCCGCACCACGATCGAGTTGCGCAAGGCGCGGGCGACGGTCGCCCAACTGGCCGCGAACGAGGAGCGGCTGCGCCTGGCGAGGGACCTGCACGACCTGCTGGGACACTCGCTGTCCCTCATCACGCTCAAGAGCGAGCTGGCCGGCCGGATGCTCCCCGACCACCCCGACAAGGCGGCCCGGCAGGTCGCCGACATCGAACAGGTCAGCCGGCAGGCCCTGGTCGACGTCCGCGAGGCGGTCACCGGATACCGCCGCCCCCGGCTGGCCGCCGAACTCGCCGGCGCCCAGGTCGCGTTGACGGCGGCCGGCATCATCGCCGGACTGCCCGCAGAACCGGAGCTGGACGGCGTCCCCGAGGACAGCGAGGCCGCCCTCGCCTGGGCGCTGCGCGAGGCGATCACCAACGTCGTCCGGCACAGCGGCGCGGCCCGCTGCACGGTGGACGTCGTGCGCCGCCAGACCCTCGACGGCCCCGTCCTCGAACTCTCCGTCGAGGACGACGGTTCCGGCGGCTCCGGCAAGGGCCCCGGCAACGGCCTGACCGGCCTGACGGAGCGTCTGGAGAAGGCGGGCGGCGTGCTGGAGGCGGAGCGCCTCAAGCGCGGCTTCCGCCTGGTCGCCCGGGTCCCGGCCGGCGACGTGCCGGACGTAGGATCCCGCTCATGA
- a CDS encoding GNAT family N-acetyltransferase, whose protein sequence is MIRTGGVNRPVEISAAGRLEVRITAADVGKRVSVRCLTDAGAADGKFTDTVGVLTSWDDGVLAITRKGGESVRVDASSLVAGKVVPAAPARRRGPAAGYRELAGVAARAWRPVESARLGAWELRAAAGFTRRANSVLPLGDPGMPLDAALDAVRAWYGARGLPAYVQTATGAEGTEELLCAELERRGWVREVTAELWVGALAPVADRAEAEGVVLTREADAAWLARYGRKGVSEVALRVLAGGSARSDEAGSGAGPSVWFASVPAPEGGAPAAIGRCVVDGRWAGFAAVEVAPAHRRRGLATTVMAALARRALDEGASAAWLQVEEENAGARALYAGLGFAAHHAYHHYREPAGEPSHGPSSEAS, encoded by the coding sequence ATGATCCGAACAGGAGGGGTGAACCGACCTGTGGAAATCTCGGCCGCCGGACGTCTCGAGGTCCGCATCACCGCTGCTGACGTGGGGAAACGCGTCTCCGTGCGGTGCTTGACCGACGCTGGAGCCGCCGACGGGAAATTCACCGACACGGTCGGGGTTCTCACATCATGGGACGACGGTGTGCTCGCGATCACACGGAAGGGCGGGGAGAGCGTCCGTGTTGACGCGTCCTCGCTGGTCGCGGGGAAGGTCGTGCCCGCCGCCCCGGCCCGCCGCCGGGGGCCGGCCGCCGGCTACCGGGAGCTGGCCGGCGTCGCCGCGCGGGCGTGGCGGCCGGTGGAGAGCGCACGGCTCGGCGCGTGGGAGCTGCGGGCGGCCGCCGGGTTCACCCGCCGGGCCAACTCGGTGCTGCCGCTCGGCGACCCCGGCATGCCCCTCGACGCGGCCCTGGACGCCGTACGGGCCTGGTACGGCGCCCGGGGGCTGCCCGCCTACGTACAGACGGCGACGGGCGCCGAGGGGACCGAGGAACTGCTCTGTGCGGAGCTGGAGCGGCGCGGGTGGGTGCGTGAGGTGACGGCGGAGCTGTGGGTCGGGGCACTGGCGCCGGTCGCCGACCGGGCGGAGGCCGAGGGCGTGGTGCTGACCCGGGAGGCCGACGCGGCATGGCTGGCACGGTACGGACGCAAGGGGGTGAGCGAGGTGGCCCTACGGGTGCTGGCAGGAGGGTCCGCCCGCTCGGACGAAGCGGGGAGCGGGGCAGGGCCGTCCGTGTGGTTCGCGTCGGTGCCCGCTCCCGAGGGCGGGGCCCCGGCCGCGATCGGACGATGTGTCGTGGACGGCCGCTGGGCCGGCTTCGCCGCCGTCGAGGTGGCTCCGGCGCACCGCCGCCGGGGACTCGCCACGACGGTGATGGCCGCGCTGGCCCGCAGGGCGCTCGACGAGGGCGCGTCGGCGGCCTGGCTGCAGGTGGAGGAGGAGAACGCGGGAGCGCGGGCGCTCTACGCCGGGCTGGGCTTCGCGGCCCACCACGCGTACCACCACTACCGGGAGCCTGCCGGGGAGCCCTCGCACGGCCCGTCGTCGGAGGCGTCGTGA
- a CDS encoding response regulator transcription factor — translation MSGTIKVLLAEDQSMVREALAALLGLEDDIEVVAQVARGDEVLAAARAHDVDVALLDIEMPGATGIEAAAQLHAELPGLKLVVLTTFGRPGYLRSAMEAGADAFLVKDAPAAQLAEAVRRVLAGERVIDPTLAAAALAGGANPLTDREREVLRAAADGSTNAELAVALHLSQGTVRNYLSTAIQKLAVRNRAEAVRIAREKGWL, via the coding sequence ATGAGTGGCACGATCAAGGTTCTGCTGGCGGAGGACCAGTCGATGGTCCGCGAGGCCCTGGCGGCCCTGCTCGGCCTCGAGGACGACATCGAGGTGGTCGCCCAGGTGGCGCGCGGCGACGAGGTCCTCGCCGCCGCCCGCGCCCACGACGTCGACGTCGCCCTCCTCGACATCGAGATGCCGGGTGCGACGGGCATCGAAGCGGCCGCACAACTCCACGCGGAGCTGCCGGGGTTGAAGCTGGTCGTGCTGACGACCTTCGGCCGCCCCGGCTATCTGCGCAGTGCCATGGAGGCCGGCGCCGACGCCTTCCTCGTCAAGGACGCGCCCGCGGCGCAACTCGCGGAGGCGGTGCGCAGGGTGCTGGCGGGCGAGCGGGTCATCGACCCCACGCTGGCCGCAGCGGCCCTGGCGGGCGGCGCCAACCCGCTCACCGACCGGGAACGGGAGGTCCTGCGGGCGGCGGCCGACGGCTCGACGAACGCAGAACTGGCGGTGGCCCTGCACCTGTCCCAGGGAACGGTCCGCAACTACCTGTCGACGGCGATACAGAAACTGGCGGTGCGCAACCGTGCGGAGGCGGTGCGGATCGCGCGGGAGAAGGGCTGGCTGTGA